From the genome of Pueribacillus theae, one region includes:
- a CDS encoding AAA family ATPase, translated as MAIWRKTKIYGLAFILIIGFCFPPGGMNKVEAAKDKGFIVKVDKISGRINLLGLRPGIIFDTQVAFTSARGYGFSLSKLIETKQGTLAMTIKSSSPSKRVDVSWLTVTAHSLNIGGLCWPERLLDVCLTNVIIDGKKLESSGTSFPDMVLETSYNPIEVSKVQALYNKLENQNDEEQLEKLILAIDKAEGGKFTQQKEAYEDLKAQLPELEKQADGFQTLLEEAEAQKKQLEAGMTSLEEVMDKADQLTKKPEFEEMLKGIDGKQKEITTNIEDFSVTLEQVEDLLQKVQKSLEKKQEFVKARFELLEELELGEWSNSYKELEEIKQKLDTVEEKVTAGFKRLEKLKENEQQLTDRMKKINEKIEALKNKEIKEEEEKQEEQAGEDTEDEETESDQKEKESDDEKLGEKDPEDSSQTDDLEAFTSSVNELFTQVDETNKNFSILGSKLEEDFIEPVQKALNNQLDDDEVTKLQQTLDESLKNKTMNNKLTKFVEIKEKMGDYKARLAEQADELKQLKNHVEDVNQKELLEIQDKIKKSDTTLKEMQGRMEEIETHLDDLFKDSKQKQQELDENTNEPLLGILEDLLKVEALLKEMKG; from the coding sequence ATGGCAATATGGCGAAAAACGAAAATATATGGCCTGGCATTTATACTAATCATAGGATTCTGCTTTCCGCCGGGAGGAATGAATAAAGTAGAGGCAGCTAAAGATAAGGGCTTTATTGTGAAAGTTGATAAGATATCAGGAAGGATTAATTTACTTGGCCTCAGGCCAGGGATCATTTTTGATACACAAGTTGCATTTACTAGTGCAAGGGGCTACGGTTTTAGCTTATCCAAGCTAATTGAAACAAAACAAGGAACATTGGCGATGACCATTAAATCTAGCTCTCCCAGCAAACGAGTTGATGTAAGCTGGTTAACGGTCACAGCCCATTCACTGAATATTGGAGGACTTTGTTGGCCCGAGAGACTTCTTGATGTGTGCCTAACCAATGTTATTATTGATGGGAAAAAGTTAGAATCGAGTGGCACTTCATTTCCGGATATGGTTCTTGAGACAAGTTATAATCCGATTGAGGTATCAAAAGTACAGGCCCTCTATAATAAATTAGAAAACCAAAATGATGAGGAACAGCTTGAAAAGCTCATATTGGCCATCGATAAAGCTGAAGGTGGTAAGTTTACTCAACAAAAAGAAGCATATGAAGACCTAAAGGCTCAGCTTCCTGAATTGGAGAAACAAGCCGATGGGTTCCAAACATTACTAGAGGAAGCTGAAGCACAAAAGAAACAGCTCGAAGCTGGAATGACCAGTCTTGAAGAAGTAATGGATAAGGCGGATCAATTAACGAAAAAACCTGAGTTTGAAGAAATGTTGAAAGGAATTGATGGGAAGCAAAAAGAAATAACAACAAACATCGAAGACTTTTCAGTTACATTGGAACAAGTTGAAGACCTTTTACAAAAGGTCCAAAAATCGCTGGAGAAAAAACAAGAATTTGTGAAAGCGAGATTTGAATTATTAGAAGAGCTAGAGCTTGGTGAATGGTCGAATAGTTACAAGGAACTTGAAGAAATAAAGCAAAAGCTTGATACGGTAGAAGAAAAGGTAACAGCTGGCTTTAAACGACTTGAAAAGCTGAAAGAGAACGAACAACAATTAACGGATCGAATGAAAAAGATCAATGAAAAAATCGAAGCTTTAAAAAATAAGGAGATAAAAGAAGAAGAGGAAAAACAGGAAGAACAGGCGGGAGAAGACACTGAAGATGAGGAAACGGAATCCGATCAAAAGGAGAAGGAATCGGATGATGAGAAACTAGGCGAGAAAGATCCTGAAGACTCCTCACAGACTGACGACTTGGAAGCATTCACATCAAGCGTCAATGAACTGTTTACCCAAGTGGATGAAACGAATAAGAATTTCTCCATACTCGGGTCGAAATTAGAGGAAGACTTTATCGAGCCGGTACAGAAAGCCTTGAACAACCAGCTTGATGATGACGAAGTGACAAAGTTACAACAGACTCTTGATGAATCGTTAAAAAATAAAACAATGAATAATAAGCTAACCAAATTCGTTGAAATCAAAGAGAAAATGGGTGATTATAAAGCTCGGCTAGCAGAACAGGCAGACGAATTAAAGCAATTGAAAAATCATGTTGAAGATGTTAACCAAAAAGAATTACTCGAAATACAAGATAAAATCAAAAAAAGCGATACTACGCTCAAAGAGATGCAAGGAAGAATGGAAGAGATCGAAACACATTTAGATGATCTGTTCAAAGATTCAAAACAAAAACAGCAAGAGCTGGATGAAAACACCAATGAACCTCTTTTAGGCATTCTCGAAGATCTACTGAAAGTCGAAGCATTGTTGAAGGAAATGAAAGGATAG
- a CDS encoding DUF6114 domain-containing protein, which yields MLKLILENVVMAIIGLFTGAFIGGLPLGHGLAGALIGGFTGAVLLVLLTLLFHVKKWEKAKTILKYASIGILPGMFIGGSKPLSLGVNGAIMFGIISAIIYATIIYKMIESHEKSERYIVFPGHYLILFLLGSISVFVTILIVDFVGHLVNFEKLALKMPVYLTTILLICGFLGVYFIGFLIKKRKLKTWSLAFKSTKKSLIILASILLVIMLSILLTRMEYISLNHFILAVTGVVIPYGVGLVLPLSFGYLLANNNNRPMMGSVFSLVGGILVMIIGISVAPMLLLPGSGLLWAGLITGMFMIMFSLFSMAKPDTHLFAGCSIIIFSILSFIGAAGGLIVGGLLGIVGGTLIAAWNGGSSKTMDDDPEVLKSPKDIPSVPSNTISG from the coding sequence ATGCTAAAACTCATTTTAGAAAATGTTGTCATGGCGATCATTGGACTCTTTACCGGGGCTTTTATAGGTGGGCTGCCGCTAGGGCATGGACTTGCAGGGGCGCTCATTGGTGGATTCACCGGAGCAGTGTTACTTGTTCTTCTCACATTACTATTCCACGTTAAAAAGTGGGAAAAAGCAAAAACGATATTGAAATATGCCAGTATCGGGATTTTGCCAGGTATGTTTATTGGTGGCAGCAAACCGCTCAGTTTAGGAGTAAACGGTGCAATCATGTTTGGCATAATCAGTGCGATTATTTATGCGACAATCATTTATAAAATGATTGAGAGCCATGAAAAATCAGAACGATATATTGTCTTTCCAGGCCATTACCTTATCCTCTTCTTACTTGGCTCCATTAGTGTTTTTGTAACGATTTTAATCGTTGATTTTGTTGGCCATTTAGTAAATTTTGAAAAACTCGCCCTGAAAATGCCTGTCTATTTAACCACTATCTTGTTGATTTGTGGTTTTTTAGGCGTTTATTTCATTGGGTTTTTGATCAAAAAAAGAAAATTAAAAACATGGTCTTTAGCTTTTAAATCAACTAAAAAATCATTAATCATTCTTGCTTCAATCCTGTTGGTCATCATGCTTTCCATTCTATTGACTCGCATGGAATATATATCGCTAAACCACTTCATTCTAGCAGTGACGGGTGTTGTGATTCCTTACGGAGTCGGTCTTGTTTTACCGCTTTCATTCGGATACTTATTGGCGAATAACAACAACCGGCCAATGATGGGTTCTGTTTTCTCACTCGTTGGCGGTATTCTCGTGATGATCATTGGAATTAGTGTCGCGCCAATGTTGTTATTACCGGGCAGTGGATTATTGTGGGCTGGCTTAATAACTGGAATGTTTATGATCATGTTTTCGCTCTTTAGCATGGCAAAACCCGACACGCATTTATTTGCGGGTTGTTCTATTATTATTTTCTCAATCCTTTCATTTATTGGTGCGGCAGGAGGATTAATTGTAGGCGGGTTACTAGGCATAGTAGGCGGAACACTTATTGCTGCTTGGAACGGGGGAAGTTCGAAAACAATGGATGACGACCCAGAAGTTCTCAAAAGTCCGAAAGACATTCCATCTGTTCCTTCGAACACAATAAGCGGTTAA
- a CDS encoding response regulator transcription factor has translation MYQTLSQQMNDFMKNGFDVILEHQDTILAKWNDRLIQMQQRKSNSAPLLESVVDFFSQWLFSENESIEDFFIELKENWKNIDHSPSSELIFFITLLENAVHETIQSNGNDSYWKHQSVQYLFSKISEELFGESTRENLDMNTFLEQLVHSRQIKIDWVATLVKSDGGFRVMKVYSKKDLPPDFAEKEITANSLFALSELLLDLIPSESGKTFPIPWEEKILLFCTEETESQILPFITYTLQMFQTGERALKSTKEEQLWKDSVILFNEWIMRSKTLNEALENITSGFVNYLPFKRCGLFSYSNTEQIGFGLYGHHLNTELIQKINEDINNLPIIKKSLQKLQLLGERIKKVHPIYMAEASGGLPIQYVQQFELKSIVIAPIYVPSESKLIGAAFLDQGPGQQFEVSRDTYTTLMKFGQSAGEILAKFGAVNRKNTSNGLTHLSSREIEVLKLVAEGASTIEAADQLHLSEYTVRDYISTIMQKMNAKNRTEAIVKAIRSGII, from the coding sequence GTGTATCAGACGTTGAGCCAACAAATGAATGATTTCATGAAAAACGGGTTTGATGTGATACTAGAACATCAAGATACTATACTAGCAAAATGGAATGACCGATTAATCCAAATGCAACAAAGGAAAAGTAACTCTGCTCCACTTTTAGAATCTGTTGTTGATTTTTTTTCACAATGGCTGTTTTCAGAGAATGAAAGCATTGAAGATTTTTTTATAGAATTAAAAGAAAACTGGAAGAACATCGATCATTCTCCATCCAGTGAATTAATCTTTTTTATTACATTATTAGAAAATGCTGTTCATGAGACGATTCAGTCAAATGGCAATGATTCCTATTGGAAACATCAATCTGTACAATATTTATTTTCAAAAATAAGTGAAGAGCTATTTGGAGAATCAACCCGTGAAAATCTTGATATGAATACGTTTCTTGAGCAGCTTGTTCATTCACGCCAGATTAAAATTGATTGGGTTGCTACATTAGTTAAAAGCGATGGTGGTTTTCGGGTTATGAAAGTTTACAGCAAAAAAGATCTACCACCAGATTTCGCCGAAAAAGAGATTACTGCAAACTCTTTATTTGCTTTGTCGGAACTATTACTTGATCTCATTCCTTCAGAATCCGGAAAAACTTTTCCTATTCCTTGGGAAGAGAAAATCTTACTCTTTTGCACGGAAGAAACAGAATCACAGATCCTCCCGTTTATAACCTATACGTTGCAAATGTTTCAAACTGGGGAACGAGCATTAAAATCAACGAAAGAAGAACAGTTATGGAAAGACTCCGTCATTTTGTTTAACGAGTGGATTATGCGTTCAAAAACATTGAATGAGGCGCTTGAAAATATTACATCAGGTTTCGTCAATTACTTGCCATTTAAACGATGTGGGCTCTTTTCGTATTCAAACACAGAGCAAATCGGTTTTGGGCTTTATGGACATCATTTGAACACTGAACTTATTCAAAAGATTAACGAAGATATTAATAATCTTCCAATCATTAAAAAATCACTTCAAAAATTACAGCTGCTCGGTGAGCGCATAAAAAAAGTCCACCCTATTTATATGGCGGAAGCATCAGGCGGATTGCCTATTCAATATGTTCAACAGTTTGAGCTTAAATCGATCGTCATTGCTCCGATTTATGTGCCTTCAGAAAGTAAACTCATTGGAGCAGCGTTTTTGGACCAAGGGCCTGGGCAGCAATTTGAAGTATCACGTGACACCTATACGACATTAATGAAATTTGGACAAAGTGCTGGCGAAATTTTGGCCAAATTTGGGGCTGTGAACCGGAAGAATACATCCAATGGGCTTACCCATTTATCCTCTCGTGAAATTGAAGTTTTAAAATTAGTGGCTGAAGGGGCTTCTACAATTGAAGCAGCCGATCAGCTCCATTTGAGCGAATATACAGTTCGTGACTATATTTCCACGATTATGCAAAAAATGAACGCGAAAAACCGCACAGAGGCCATTGTAAAAGCGATTCGAAGCGGAATTATTTAA
- a CDS encoding 4Fe-4S dicluster domain-containing protein has product MAYVITSPCMEEKARECVEVCPVDCIHEGEDMFYINPDDCIDCGACLSACPVEAIYYEDEVPEEESKFIELNMRFFQMK; this is encoded by the coding sequence ATGGCTTATGTCATTACATCACCATGCATGGAGGAAAAAGCGAGAGAATGTGTTGAAGTCTGTCCCGTTGATTGCATACATGAAGGGGAAGACATGTTTTATATCAATCCAGATGATTGCATCGATTGCGGGGCTTGTCTAAGCGCCTGTCCCGTTGAAGCGATCTACTATGAAGATGAAGTACCCGAAGAGGAATCGAAATTTATTGAATTAAATATGCGATTTTTTCAAATGAAATAA
- a CDS encoding DUF6230 family protein, with protein sequence MVDALNVNKKRLGIIGGAGGAGLIALLLSLFLTGSAFAAFPIAGVGGFVIAADKIEGTDFKLYPQLGETEKKAAWGQAAVELGTAKINGLKLSKNIDLQGALDAYNVETVDVMVTSGAGVDGKDLKLRVTGIKSENSTFTNLEVAEHYTDNPLKSIDLKAPTLVLDKPELNTHFLSASNIGIPGLKVKIIANMKDGKKIGDF encoded by the coding sequence ATGGTAGACGCATTAAACGTTAACAAAAAACGACTCGGAATCATTGGAGGTGCTGGTGGTGCAGGACTTATCGCTTTACTTCTGTCATTGTTCTTGACAGGGTCAGCATTCGCTGCTTTTCCGATTGCCGGCGTTGGTGGTTTTGTAATTGCAGCCGATAAAATTGAAGGTACAGATTTTAAATTGTATCCACAGCTTGGCGAAACAGAGAAAAAAGCAGCCTGGGGACAGGCGGCTGTTGAACTTGGAACAGCCAAAATTAATGGATTAAAGCTTTCAAAAAATATTGATCTTCAAGGTGCCCTTGATGCTTATAATGTTGAAACGGTCGATGTCATGGTTACATCGGGTGCTGGGGTTGATGGTAAAGACCTCAAACTAAGAGTAACAGGAATTAAATCTGAAAATTCAACTTTTACAAATTTAGAAGTAGCGGAACATTATACGGATAATCCGTTAAAGTCGATTGATTTAAAAGCGCCAACGCTGGTACTTGATAAGCCTGAATTAAATACACATTTCTTGTCAGCATCCAATATTGGAATTCCTGGCTTGAAAGTTAAAATTATTGCTAACATGAAAGACGGCAAAAAAATCGGAGATTTTTAA
- a CDS encoding lipase family alpha/beta hydrolase — MNDANSGSHQEPKDVVLINGLINIHRWGNAFLKTVADIWGSGNVYVIYTNKSKRVKITHYNENVVYVIGKNNYRSGANFVHAQTKEVERKIKILQNDYGLGNHFNMITHSMGGLVARLYVYNNPYTVKNLVTLGTPHHGSPLANYYKWLGFMIGARKAFANLTPEWLQDFNQRFPVKGAPLCKGGKIYTVRGFAKGKLKRNWGVIGETYIAWLTLKFLKPTMNDGLVPAESAVIEGAEHLVDFWDNDHSRLAMRSSIAKQVSFMLLEKEQCKSG; from the coding sequence ATGAATGATGCAAACAGTGGCTCGCATCAGGAACCTAAAGATGTCGTGCTTATTAACGGCTTGATCAACATCCACCGCTGGGGAAACGCTTTTTTGAAAACGGTTGCAGATATTTGGGGTTCAGGGAATGTCTATGTCATCTACACAAATAAATCTAAACGTGTCAAAATCACGCATTATAATGAAAACGTTGTTTATGTCATAGGTAAAAACAATTATCGTTCTGGGGCGAATTTCGTTCATGCACAAACAAAGGAAGTTGAACGAAAAATAAAGATACTACAAAACGACTATGGTTTAGGAAATCACTTCAATATGATAACCCATAGTATGGGTGGCCTGGTCGCACGCCTTTATGTCTATAATAATCCATATACGGTTAAAAATCTTGTCACATTGGGCACCCCACACCACGGTTCGCCACTGGCAAACTATTATAAATGGCTCGGTTTTATGATTGGAGCCAGAAAGGCTTTTGCCAATCTTACTCCCGAATGGCTGCAAGATTTTAATCAGCGTTTTCCAGTGAAAGGCGCCCCGCTATGTAAAGGGGGAAAAATTTATACCGTTCGAGGATTTGCCAAAGGAAAACTCAAGAGAAATTGGGGAGTTATCGGTGAAACCTATATTGCTTGGCTGACTTTGAAATTTTTAAAACCAACAATGAACGATGGTTTGGTCCCTGCCGAGTCTGCCGTCATCGAAGGCGCAGAGCATCTAGTTGATTTTTGGGATAATGATCATTCACGCCTCGCTATGCGTTCCTCAATTGCAAAACAAGTTTCTTTCATGTTGCTCGAAAAGGAACAATGTAAGAGCGGTTAA
- a CDS encoding ABC1 kinase family protein, protein MSALKEVVSQGETTKKDMASFSAIEEAIEKEKASITIRRRRRKIISIFAKNGLGLIVKDPVTSKIFGRGKRSQSENEKLHKIGERLRLAFEELGPTFIKLGQVLVTRQDLLPEPITLELEKLLDEVPAIEFSKIQYMIEKELPDGIETFEWIDDKPLGSGSLAQVYKAGMRDGKTVAVKVVRPTVEKLFQTDITFIKKITKKLQRRLPPELAAALDLNGLIDDYYSSAMDELNMVEEARKMEEMRGLHRNYTEFVDIPLVYDATKNILIMEFIDGWLIKDFPVDFFTFEERVKIMIDLIHLYVQTMLDGHYHADAHGSNIMINKHTKKAVIIDWGMTGRMDSVMAQILMRVIMHIQLNQAEDAAEVYLELMSPTKYTDLVKLKDELKSLVLNYVYSNQGNERYNYGRLVLEATSIGLKNFCKVPNGLALWAKGFSATEGAARWICPEISYGQVVEACEMPILKSMLKKRFNYRSNASLLSETSKLVATFPRRANKIMENLADNKVQFNLQVQPDVLTRNLVNQITNRLALSLIAFAIIIATGLIVSSMPNATFFGLKAETIGSIGIITSVILVLFIIWRLFRTRKYRSLF, encoded by the coding sequence TTGAGTGCGTTAAAAGAAGTAGTTTCTCAGGGAGAAACAACGAAGAAAGATATGGCTTCATTTTCTGCAATAGAAGAAGCCATTGAAAAGGAAAAAGCTTCAATTACAATACGCAGGCGGCGCCGGAAAATCATTTCCATTTTCGCGAAAAACGGGCTGGGATTAATCGTTAAAGATCCTGTCACAAGCAAAATTTTTGGAAGGGGGAAACGCAGCCAGTCAGAAAATGAAAAGCTGCATAAGATTGGAGAACGGTTGAGGCTTGCCTTCGAAGAGCTTGGACCGACATTTATTAAACTTGGCCAAGTATTAGTAACGAGGCAAGATCTCTTGCCTGAGCCGATTACACTGGAATTGGAAAAGTTATTGGATGAGGTTCCTGCAATTGAATTTAGCAAGATTCAATACATGATTGAAAAAGAACTCCCGGATGGGATAGAGACATTTGAATGGATAGATGACAAACCTCTTGGTTCAGGATCGCTTGCACAAGTGTATAAGGCTGGAATGAGGGATGGAAAGACCGTTGCAGTGAAGGTCGTTCGGCCTACCGTCGAAAAGTTATTTCAAACTGATATTACTTTTATTAAGAAAATAACGAAAAAACTGCAAAGGCGCTTACCTCCGGAACTGGCTGCTGCCCTAGATTTAAATGGGTTAATTGATGATTATTACAGCAGTGCGATGGATGAGCTTAATATGGTGGAGGAAGCGCGAAAAATGGAAGAAATGCGCGGCCTTCACCGAAATTACACAGAGTTTGTTGATATTCCGCTTGTCTATGATGCAACAAAGAATATTTTGATCATGGAGTTTATTGATGGATGGCTTATAAAAGATTTCCCAGTTGATTTCTTTACATTTGAAGAAAGAGTAAAGATTATGATTGACCTCATTCATCTCTATGTGCAGACGATGCTGGATGGGCATTACCACGCTGATGCGCATGGTTCGAATATTATGATAAACAAACATACAAAAAAAGCTGTCATCATTGACTGGGGGATGACTGGCCGGATGGATAGTGTGATGGCTCAAATCTTAATGAGAGTCATTATGCATATCCAGTTGAATCAAGCTGAAGATGCAGCAGAAGTCTATCTTGAACTGATGTCGCCAACCAAATATACGGACTTGGTCAAGCTGAAAGATGAATTGAAAAGCCTTGTCCTTAATTATGTCTATTCCAATCAAGGGAATGAACGTTATAATTACGGACGTCTCGTCTTAGAAGCAACAAGTATAGGGTTGAAAAACTTTTGTAAAGTCCCTAATGGCCTTGCTTTATGGGCAAAAGGTTTTTCTGCGACTGAGGGAGCCGCTCGCTGGATTTGTCCAGAAATCTCCTATGGGCAAGTCGTTGAAGCATGTGAAATGCCGATTTTAAAAAGCATGCTTAAAAAACGATTTAATTATCGTTCAAATGCTAGTTTGCTTTCTGAAACTTCCAAGCTTGTCGCTACTTTTCCTAGACGGGCGAATAAAATTATGGAAAATTTAGCAGATAACAAGGTTCAATTTAATTTGCAAGTGCAGCCGGATGTCCTTACTAGAAATCTTGTAAACCAGATTACGAATCGCCTTGCACTATCACTTATTGCCTTTGCCATTATTATTGCAACTGGCCTTATCGTGTCAAGTATGCCAAATGCAACGTTTTTCGGTTTGAAAGCGGAAACAATCGGCAGTATCGGTATCATTACTTCCGTTATTTTAGTTCTATTTATTATTTGGCGATTATTCCGTACGAGGAAATACCGTTCGCTATTCTAG
- a CDS encoding NAD(P)/FAD-dependent oxidoreductase — translation MLLEKNLYDVTIIGGGPTGLFAAFYAGMRQMKVKIIESMPQLGGQLSALYPEKFIYDVAGFPKVRAQRLVDQLVKQAKQFHPTIVLSETVQDVKKIDEQIFRLTTDANVHYSKTIIITAGVGAFQPRRLQVSNAMAYEGRNLHYFINDLSRFADKKVCIFGGGDSAVDWALMLEPIAEHVTVVHRRNQFRAHEGSVEQLKASNATLLTPYEMMKIDGDGEKIQQIIIQKVKEEETKTIEVDEVVVNFGFVSSLGPIKDWGLNIEKNSIVVNTKMETNIEGIYSAGDVSAFDGKVKLIATGFGEASIAVSSAKTYIDPKARMQPQHSTSLF, via the coding sequence ATGTTGTTAGAGAAAAATCTTTATGACGTAACGATTATTGGCGGTGGGCCGACAGGGTTATTTGCAGCCTTTTACGCGGGGATGCGCCAAATGAAAGTAAAGATTATTGAAAGTATGCCACAGTTGGGTGGCCAGCTATCCGCGTTATATCCTGAAAAATTTATTTATGACGTGGCAGGATTTCCAAAAGTGCGTGCACAACGTTTAGTTGATCAATTAGTAAAGCAGGCAAAGCAATTTCACCCGACAATTGTACTGAGTGAAACGGTACAAGACGTAAAAAAAATCGATGAACAGATTTTCCGTTTAACAACAGACGCCAATGTTCATTATTCTAAAACAATCATCATTACCGCTGGCGTTGGCGCGTTTCAGCCAAGGCGTCTGCAAGTGAGCAATGCCATGGCGTATGAAGGGCGAAATTTGCATTATTTTATCAATGATTTAAGCCGTTTTGCGGACAAAAAGGTATGCATTTTCGGTGGTGGGGATTCTGCTGTCGATTGGGCTCTTATGCTTGAGCCGATTGCGGAGCATGTGACCGTTGTCCACCGGCGTAATCAATTTCGGGCGCACGAAGGAAGTGTTGAGCAGTTGAAGGCCTCAAACGCGACACTGCTAACACCTTATGAAATGATGAAAATTGATGGGGATGGAGAGAAAATTCAACAAATCATTATTCAAAAGGTAAAGGAAGAAGAGACGAAAACAATTGAAGTCGATGAAGTCGTAGTAAATTTTGGATTTGTGTCTTCATTAGGCCCTATAAAAGACTGGGGTCTAAATATAGAGAAAAATTCAATCGTCGTAAACACAAAAATGGAGACAAATATCGAGGGGATTTACAGCGCTGGAGATGTATCGGCCTTTGATGGCAAAGTAAAATTAATTGCGACCGGATTCGGTGAGGCCTCCATCGCGGTAAGCAGCGCGAAAACCTATATTGATCCAAAGGCGCGCATGCAGCCGCAGCACAGCACAAGTTTGTTTTAA